A genomic window from Providencia alcalifaciens includes:
- the dalD gene encoding D-arabinitol 4-dehydrogenase — MLKQKSVWMHIGAGSFHRAHQAWYLHRLCQQGDDSWSIALGNIRNDANALLDNLAKQNGEYTLETVSPEGERQYEKITSVRKVLHWDENLSQLVEQGCEPATRVIAFTVTEAGYYLTPQHQLDAEQPDIKADLAGEMCTIYGALTQILRARLAAHGEPVTLLNCDNLRHNGERFRHGFLSFLELKGEKELYQWVKEHTRSPNTMVDRITPRPTPDVAERVKQHTGWDDKAPVMGEAFIQWVIEDDFINGRPALENVGVEMVESVLPWEEAKIRILNASHSCIAWAGTLIGLNFIDDSTRESAIKQMAWNYVTQDVIPSLSPSPLDLAQYRDVVLDRFSNPYIKDTNQRVAADGLSKIPGFITPTLQECYQRNQIPAATAVLPALFFVFLQRWAQGKLPYEYQDGVLDVEYYQSLMNASDALAQFVSSEMLFGSLANSTQFHELMQKTVADVERWLQSPQQPL; from the coding sequence ATGCTAAAGCAGAAATCAGTGTGGATGCACATCGGTGCTGGGTCATTTCATCGTGCTCACCAAGCGTGGTATTTACACCGCCTGTGTCAACAAGGGGATGACAGTTGGTCAATTGCATTAGGTAACATTCGTAATGATGCCAATGCATTGCTAGATAACTTAGCTAAACAAAATGGTGAATACACACTTGAAACCGTTTCGCCAGAAGGGGAGCGCCAGTACGAAAAAATCACATCGGTGCGTAAAGTATTACATTGGGATGAAAATTTAAGCCAATTAGTTGAACAGGGTTGTGAACCAGCCACTCGTGTGATTGCTTTTACTGTCACGGAAGCGGGGTATTATTTAACGCCTCAGCACCAATTAGATGCTGAGCAGCCGGATATTAAAGCTGATTTAGCCGGTGAAATGTGCACGATTTATGGTGCTTTAACGCAAATTTTACGTGCACGTTTAGCGGCTCATGGTGAACCGGTGACCTTGTTAAATTGTGATAATTTACGTCATAACGGTGAGCGCTTTAGACACGGCTTTTTATCTTTCTTAGAGTTAAAAGGTGAAAAAGAGTTATATCAGTGGGTGAAAGAACATACCCGCTCACCGAATACCATGGTGGATAGGATCACACCTCGGCCAACACCAGATGTGGCTGAACGTGTAAAACAGCATACAGGTTGGGATGATAAAGCACCGGTCATGGGGGAAGCATTCATTCAGTGGGTGATTGAAGATGACTTCATTAATGGGCGCCCTGCATTAGAAAATGTAGGTGTTGAGATGGTGGAGTCAGTTTTACCATGGGAAGAGGCTAAAATTCGTATTCTGAATGCGAGCCACAGCTGTATTGCTTGGGCTGGCACCTTGATTGGCTTGAATTTTATTGATGACAGCACCCGCGAGTCTGCAATCAAGCAGATGGCATGGAATTATGTCACACAAGATGTGATCCCTTCGTTATCACCAAGTCCGTTAGATTTAGCACAGTACCGTGATGTGGTCTTGGATCGCTTTAGTAACCCTTACATTAAAGACACCAACCAACGAGTTGCCGCTGATGGGTTATCTAAAATCCCCGGGTTTATCACACCGACCCTGCAAGAATGTTACCAACGCAATCAAATTCCAGCGGCCACTGCGGTGTTGCCAGCTTTATTCTTCGTGTTTTTACAGCGCTGGGCACAGGGCAAATTACCCTATGAGTACCAAGATGGGGTGTTGGATGTCGAATACTATCAGTCGCTAATGAACGCGAGTGATGCGTTGGCACAATTTGTGTCGAGTGAAATGTTATTTGGTTCACTGGCAAACTCAACGCAATTTCATGAACTTATGCAAAAAACAGTGGCAGATGTTGAACGTTGGCTACAATCACCACAACAGCCTCTGTAA
- the xylB gene encoding xylulokinase, translated as MYLGIDLGTSELKAVLINAQGEIVASSHMALTVQRPHPQWAEQSPDSWWEATNAVAATLRQKAPEAWAAVKGIGLSGQMHGAVLLDEQNQVLRDCILWNDTRSAKECEWLMEKHPEFLTIGANLVMPGFTAPKLLWVERHEPEIFAKVAKVLLPKDYLRWKMTELFISEMSDASGTLWLDVAKRDWSDELLSATNLTREQMPRLVEGAEKSGVLRADLASQWGLSADVIIAGGGGDNAASAVGVGAVNEGDALISLGTSGVIFVVNNQLQAAPHQGVHAFAHALPNRWHQMSVMLSAANCLRWLCQLLSTTENQLMDEVGQLTEQQKKQAPVFLPYLSGERTPHNDPYAMGSFFALKNETTRAQLGYAVIEGVTFALADGMHVLKQTGTQVSCCSLTGGGARSPVWAQLIADVIDIPIVTHPASSSGALGAARLAWLANGGDIETVCQKPDVLDTYSPQKQHQNWLNQRLDVFRLLYQQQKQARELLPQ; from the coding sequence ATGTATCTTGGAATTGACCTCGGCACGTCAGAACTCAAGGCGGTTCTCATTAATGCGCAGGGTGAGATAGTTGCCTCAAGCCATATGGCCTTGACTGTGCAAAGGCCACATCCTCAATGGGCAGAGCAATCACCAGATAGCTGGTGGGAGGCGACCAATGCGGTTGCAGCAACATTGCGTCAAAAAGCCCCTGAAGCATGGGCAGCGGTGAAAGGGATTGGTTTATCAGGGCAAATGCATGGTGCAGTACTGCTTGATGAGCAAAACCAAGTGCTGCGTGACTGCATTTTATGGAATGACACCCGTAGCGCCAAAGAATGCGAATGGCTGATGGAAAAACACCCTGAGTTTTTAACCATCGGAGCCAACCTTGTGATGCCAGGTTTTACTGCCCCGAAATTATTGTGGGTAGAGCGCCATGAGCCTGAAATTTTTGCAAAAGTGGCTAAGGTATTGCTGCCAAAAGACTATTTGCGCTGGAAAATGACAGAGTTATTTATCAGTGAAATGTCTGATGCTTCGGGCACATTATGGCTAGATGTCGCTAAACGCGATTGGTCAGATGAATTATTATCCGCGACAAATTTAACTCGTGAACAGATGCCTCGTTTAGTGGAAGGCGCAGAAAAAAGCGGGGTATTACGTGCCGATCTTGCATCCCAATGGGGGTTAAGTGCCGACGTAATTATTGCCGGTGGTGGGGGTGATAATGCGGCTTCTGCTGTCGGTGTTGGGGCGGTTAATGAAGGTGATGCCCTGATTTCCCTAGGAACATCCGGTGTTATTTTTGTGGTTAATAACCAACTACAAGCAGCACCTCACCAAGGTGTTCACGCCTTTGCTCATGCGTTGCCTAACCGTTGGCATCAAATGAGTGTGATGCTAAGTGCTGCGAACTGTCTGCGTTGGCTCTGCCAGTTACTGTCTACCACCGAAAACCAACTGATGGACGAAGTTGGCCAATTGACTGAACAGCAAAAAAAACAAGCACCTGTATTTCTACCCTATCTTTCGGGGGAACGGACACCACATAACGACCCTTATGCCATGGGATCATTTTTTGCATTAAAAAATGAAACAACCCGAGCACAGTTAGGTTATGCCGTCATTGAAGGTGTGACTTTTGCGCTGGCGGATGGCATGCATGTACTTAAACAAACGGGAACGCAGGTGAGTTGTTGTAGTTTAACAGGAGGCGGTGCGCGTAGTCCTGTTTGGGCACAACTTATCGCGGATGTGATTGATATACCGATAGTGACTCACCCAGCCAGTTCTTCTGGCGCACTCGGCGCAGCGCGTTTAGCGTGGCTGGCAAATGGTGGGGACATAGAAACGGTGTGCCAAAAACCAGATGTATTAGACACCTATTCACCACAAAAACAGCACCAAAATTGGTTGAATCAACGGCTTGATGTATTCCGTTTATTATATCAACAGCAAAAACAAGCAAGAGAATTACTGCCACAGTAA
- a CDS encoding MFS transporter — translation MEQKQYWLGLPKHLFWGFIAIAIFMSGDGFEMAFLSKHITDLGFTPAQSAMVFTVYGLMAALAAWASGVVAEIITPLKAMMIGFILWIIMHALFMAFGLGMKSYSMMLLFYGIRGLAYPLFIYSFMMMLVQVIPRAHLAAATGWFWAMYSVGIGVIGSYLPSFSIPMMGETGTLWMAIGWVALGGAIAYFSLRNIPVDRSKVNLPMKDKMAELSRAATILFTNKDIFMASLIRIINTISLFGFAIIMPLLFVDRLGFTISEWLQIWAVFFFVTIFTNIFWGIVGEHIGWVRQVRWFGCLGMAISSLMFYYLPVYFGHNFAVALIPAILLGIFVAAFVPMTAVFPSIEPHHKGAAVSIYNLSAGLSNFAAPAIASLVLPFFDIVGVVWAYTGLYIFAGVLTFFIKVPQPGFENNRKIKTEKAITKPQISN, via the coding sequence ATGGAACAGAAGCAGTATTGGCTTGGTTTACCTAAGCATTTGTTCTGGGGGTTCATCGCCATCGCTATTTTTATGAGTGGCGACGGATTTGAAATGGCTTTTTTATCAAAACATATTACTGATTTAGGCTTTACACCTGCCCAATCCGCGATGGTATTTACGGTATACGGTTTAATGGCGGCTTTGGCGGCGTGGGCATCTGGCGTGGTGGCGGAAATTATTACACCATTAAAAGCCATGATGATTGGTTTTATCTTATGGATTATCATGCATGCCTTATTTATGGCGTTTGGTCTCGGCATGAAAAGCTACAGTATGATGCTGTTATTCTATGGTATCCGTGGGCTGGCTTATCCATTGTTTATTTATTCCTTCATGATGATGCTGGTACAGGTGATTCCTCGAGCTCATTTGGCCGCGGCAACAGGCTGGTTCTGGGCAATGTACTCGGTAGGTATTGGTGTCATCGGCAGCTATCTACCAAGCTTTTCTATCCCAATGATGGGAGAGACGGGCACATTATGGATGGCAATTGGTTGGGTTGCACTTGGCGGAGCCATTGCTTATTTTAGCCTACGTAACATCCCTGTTGATCGCTCTAAAGTCAATTTACCGATGAAAGATAAAATGGCCGAATTATCACGGGCTGCCACCATTTTATTTACTAACAAAGACATCTTTATGGCGAGTTTAATTCGCATTATCAACACTATTTCGTTGTTTGGTTTTGCGATTATCATGCCATTATTGTTTGTTGATCGATTAGGCTTTACGATTTCAGAATGGCTACAAATTTGGGCGGTGTTCTTCTTTGTGACTATCTTTACCAATATTTTTTGGGGCATTGTTGGCGAGCACATTGGCTGGGTTCGCCAAGTTCGCTGGTTTGGTTGCCTTGGTATGGCGATATCTAGCCTGATGTTCTATTACTTACCGGTTTACTTTGGCCATAACTTTGCGGTTGCCTTGATACCCGCGATTTTACTGGGGATCTTTGTGGCGGCTTTCGTACCGATGACCGCGGTTTTCCCAAGTATTGAACCTCACCATAAAGGTGCAGCGGTTTCAATTTATAATCTGTCTGCGGGATTAAGTAATTTCGCGGCTCCTGCTATCGCAAGTCTAGTTTTACCCTTCTTTGATATTGTGGGAGTTGTGTGGGCATACACGGGGTTATATATTTTTGCAGGTGTCCTGACCTTCTTTATTAAGGTGCCACAACCAGGTTTTGAAAATAATCGCAAAATCAAAACCGAGAAGGCAATAACGAAACCGCAAATTAGCAATTAA
- the groL gene encoding chaperonin GroEL (60 kDa chaperone family; promotes refolding of misfolded polypeptides especially under stressful conditions; forms two stacked rings of heptamers to form a barrel-shaped 14mer; ends can be capped by GroES; misfolded proteins enter the barrel where they are refolded when GroES binds), which produces MAAKDVRFGNDARTKMLRGVNVLADAVKVTLGPKGRNVVLDKSFGSPVITKDGVSVAREIELEDKFENMGAQMVKEVASKANDAAGDGTTTATVLAQAIITEGLKAVAAGMNPMDLKRGIDKAVVAAVEELKTLSVPCSDTKSIAQVGTISANSDETVGKLIAEAMEKVGKEGVITVEEGTGLEDELDVVEGMQFDRGYLSPYFINKPETGVVELENPFILLVDKKVSNIRELLPVLEGVAKANKPLLIIAEDVEGEALATLVVNTMRGIVKVAAVKAPGFGDRRKAMLQDIAILTNGTVISEEIGMELEKATLEDLGQAKRIVINKDTTIIIDGIGDEAAIAGRVTQIRQQIEESSSDYDREKLQERVAKLAGGVAVIKVGAATEVEMKEKRARVDDALHATRAAVEEGVVAGGGTALVRVAAKLETLKGDNEEQNVGIRVALRAMEAPMRQIVTNAGEEASVVVNNVKAATGNDGYNAATDTYGDMIEMGILDPTKVTRSALQFAASIAGLMITTEAMITDMPKQDAPDLGAAGMGGMGGMGGMM; this is translated from the coding sequence ATGGCAGCTAAAGACGTTAGATTTGGTAATGACGCTCGTACAAAAATGCTTCGTGGTGTCAATGTTCTTGCTGATGCAGTTAAAGTAACTTTAGGCCCTAAAGGTCGTAACGTTGTTTTAGACAAATCTTTTGGATCACCAGTTATCACTAAAGATGGTGTTTCTGTTGCTCGTGAAATCGAATTAGAAGACAAATTCGAAAACATGGGTGCACAAATGGTGAAAGAAGTTGCTTCTAAAGCTAACGATGCAGCGGGTGACGGTACAACAACCGCTACCGTTTTAGCTCAAGCAATTATCACTGAAGGTCTGAAAGCAGTTGCTGCTGGCATGAACCCAATGGATCTGAAACGTGGTATCGATAAAGCAGTCGTTGCTGCAGTTGAAGAACTGAAAACGCTGTCCGTTCCATGTTCAGATACTAAATCAATCGCACAGGTTGGTACTATTTCTGCAAACTCCGACGAAACTGTTGGTAAATTAATTGCAGAAGCAATGGAGAAAGTCGGTAAAGAAGGCGTTATCACCGTTGAAGAAGGTACTGGTCTGGAAGACGAATTAGACGTGGTTGAAGGTATGCAGTTTGACCGCGGTTATTTATCTCCTTACTTCATCAACAAACCAGAAACTGGCGTTGTTGAACTGGAAAACCCATTCATCCTGTTAGTCGACAAAAAAGTGTCTAACATTCGTGAATTACTTCCAGTATTAGAAGGCGTTGCTAAAGCAAACAAACCTCTGCTTATCATCGCTGAAGATGTTGAAGGCGAAGCACTAGCAACATTAGTTGTGAACACCATGCGTGGTATCGTGAAAGTGGCTGCGGTTAAAGCACCTGGTTTCGGTGACCGTCGTAAAGCAATGCTGCAAGATATCGCTATCCTGACTAATGGTACTGTTATCTCTGAAGAGATCGGTATGGAGCTGGAAAAAGCAACGTTAGAAGATTTAGGTCAAGCTAAACGTATCGTTATCAACAAAGACACCACTATCATCATCGATGGTATCGGTGACGAAGCTGCAATCGCGGGTCGTGTGACTCAAATCCGTCAGCAAATCGAAGAGTCTTCTTCTGATTATGACCGTGAAAAACTGCAAGAGCGCGTAGCGAAATTAGCTGGCGGTGTTGCGGTAATTAAAGTGGGCGCAGCAACTGAAGTTGAAATGAAAGAAAAACGTGCTCGCGTTGATGATGCTCTGCACGCAACTCGTGCAGCGGTTGAAGAAGGTGTTGTTGCTGGTGGTGGTACTGCGTTAGTTCGCGTTGCGGCTAAACTGGAAACACTGAAAGGCGATAACGAAGAACAAAACGTAGGTATCCGTGTTGCTCTGCGTGCGATGGAAGCGCCAATGCGTCAAATCGTCACTAACGCAGGTGAAGAAGCCTCTGTTGTTGTTAACAACGTTAAAGCAGCAACTGGCAACGACGGTTACAACGCAGCGACAGATACTTATGGCGATATGATCGAAATGGGTATTCTGGACCCAACTAAAGTAACGCGTTCTGCTCTGCAATTTGCAGCATCAATCGCGGGTCTGATGATCACGACTGAAGCGATGATTACTGACATGCCAAAACAGGATGCTCCTGATTTAGGCGCAGCTGGTATGGGTGGCATGGGCGGAATGGGCGGCATGATGTAA
- a CDS encoding co-chaperone GroES, whose translation MKIRPLHDRVIVKRKEIESKSAGGIVLTGSAAGKSTRGEVIAVGQGRILENGDIKALDVKVGDIVIFNDGYGVKAEKIDNEEVLIMSESDILAIVE comes from the coding sequence ATGAAAATTCGTCCATTGCATGACCGTGTTATCGTTAAACGTAAAGAAATCGAATCTAAATCTGCTGGTGGTATCGTGTTAACTGGCAGTGCTGCGGGCAAATCAACTCGTGGTGAAGTTATCGCTGTGGGCCAAGGCCGCATCCTTGAAAATGGCGACATTAAAGCGCTGGATGTGAAAGTTGGCGATATCGTAATTTTTAACGACGGTTATGGCGTAAAAGCTGAAAAAATCGACAACGAAGAAGTGTTAATCATGTCCGAGAGCGACATCTTAGCAATCGTTGAATAA
- a CDS encoding FxsA family protein, with translation MRWLPLILICVLVYIESVIFVRVAAEIGVLMTLILVVLTSCLGVSLVKNQGMKNVMQIQQKLMSGESPAAEMIKSVALVLAGFLLIVPGFFTDFIGLLLLLPPVQKLFVMRLIPHIKFYQPGSGFQGGGYQNGNTFEGEYQRKQDDPSYTIDRERTIDGESHRVPDDKSSDSNQDNPPKP, from the coding sequence GTGCGCTGGTTACCACTAATTCTGATATGTGTTTTGGTATATATAGAGTCGGTCATTTTTGTCCGAGTTGCGGCTGAAATTGGTGTATTGATGACATTGATTTTAGTGGTGCTCACATCCTGTTTAGGGGTTTCACTTGTGAAGAACCAAGGGATGAAAAATGTCATGCAAATACAACAAAAATTAATGAGTGGTGAAAGTCCTGCCGCTGAAATGATTAAAAGTGTGGCGTTAGTGTTAGCAGGATTTTTACTTATTGTTCCCGGATTCTTCACTGATTTTATTGGACTTCTTTTATTACTACCACCAGTACAAAAATTATTTGTGATGCGCTTAATCCCGCATATCAAGTTTTACCAACCTGGAAGTGGTTTTCAAGGTGGTGGCTATCAAAATGGCAATACCTTTGAAGGTGAGTACCAACGCAAGCAAGATGACCCTTCTTATACTATTGATCGTGAAAGAACTATTGATGGTGAAAGCCATCGTGTTCCTGACGATAAATCTTCAGATTCCAACCAAGATAACCCGCCTAAACCTTAA
- the aspA gene encoding aspartate ammonia-lyase, with protein sequence MSNNTRIEEDLLGKKEVPADAYYGVHTLRAIENFYISDRTINDVPEFIRGMVMVKKAAALANKELHTIPRNIADTIIKACDVVLNEGKCMDQFPVDVFQGGAGTSLNMNTNEVLANIGLELMGHKKGEYEFLNPNDHLNKSQSTNDAYPTGFRIAVYNSVLKLIDSVTYLKKGFESKAEEYKDILKMGRTQLQDAVPMTVGQEFHAFATLLKEEEKNLKRSIDLLLEVNLGATAIGTGLNTAPGYQELAVKKLAEVTGLACVPSEDLIEATSDCGAYITVHASLKRLAVKLSKICNDLRLLSSGPRAALKEINLPELQAGSSIMPAKVNPVIPEVVNQACFKVMGNDICVTMAAEAGQLQLNVMEPAIGQAMFESISLMSNACRNLVEKCVNGITVNKEICEAFVFNSIGIVTYLNPFIGHHNGDIVGKICAETGKSVREVVLERGLLTEAQLDDIFSVENLKHPEYKAKRFDD encoded by the coding sequence ATGTCAAACAATACTCGTATCGAAGAAGACCTGTTAGGTAAAAAAGAAGTTCCAGCTGATGCCTATTATGGTGTTCATACCCTGCGTGCGATTGAAAACTTTTATATCAGCGACCGCACCATTAACGATGTCCCAGAATTTATTCGCGGCATGGTAATGGTAAAAAAAGCAGCCGCTCTAGCTAACAAAGAACTGCACACTATTCCTCGTAATATCGCAGATACCATCATCAAAGCGTGTGACGTTGTTTTGAATGAAGGCAAATGCATGGATCAGTTCCCAGTTGACGTATTCCAAGGTGGTGCGGGCACATCACTGAACATGAATACCAACGAAGTTCTGGCAAACATCGGTCTTGAACTGATGGGTCATAAAAAAGGTGAATATGAATTCTTAAACCCAAATGACCATCTGAACAAAAGCCAATCTACCAACGATGCATACCCTACCGGTTTCCGTATCGCGGTTTATAACTCTGTTCTGAAATTAATCGATTCTGTTACTTACCTGAAAAAAGGTTTTGAAAGCAAAGCAGAAGAGTACAAAGACATCCTGAAAATGGGTCGTACTCAATTACAAGACGCAGTACCAATGACTGTTGGTCAGGAATTCCATGCTTTCGCAACTCTTCTTAAAGAAGAAGAGAAAAATCTGAAACGTAGCATCGATTTACTGCTCGAAGTTAACCTAGGCGCAACTGCTATCGGTACTGGCCTGAACACAGCCCCTGGTTACCAAGAACTGGCGGTTAAAAAATTAGCTGAAGTCACAGGTTTAGCATGTGTACCATCAGAAGACTTAATCGAAGCAACGTCTGACTGTGGTGCTTACATCACTGTTCACGCTAGCCTGAAACGTTTAGCCGTTAAACTGTCTAAAATCTGTAACGACTTACGTTTACTTTCCTCTGGTCCTCGTGCGGCACTGAAAGAAATTAACCTGCCAGAATTACAAGCAGGTTCTTCTATCATGCCAGCAAAAGTTAACCCAGTAATCCCTGAAGTTGTTAACCAAGCATGCTTCAAAGTTATGGGTAACGACATCTGCGTAACGATGGCTGCTGAAGCAGGTCAATTACAATTAAACGTAATGGAACCAGCAATTGGTCAAGCGATGTTCGAATCCATTTCTCTGATGAGCAATGCATGCCGCAACTTAGTAGAAAAATGCGTTAACGGCATTACTGTTAACAAAGAAATCTGCGAAGCGTTTGTATTCAACTCTATCGGTATCGTAACTTACCTGAACCCATTCATCGGTCACCACAACGGTGATATCGTGGGTAAAATCTGTGCTGAAACAGGTAAGAGCGTACGTGAAGTTGTCCTAGAACGTGGACTACTGACCGAAGCGCAACTGGATGATATCTTCTCTGTTGAGAACCTAAAACATCCAGAATATAAAGCAAAAAGATTTGACGACTAA
- a CDS encoding anaerobic C4-dicarboxylate transporter yields MLAVEFIIVLLAIFLGARLGGIGIGFAGGLGVLVLAAIGVKPGTIPFDVISIIMAVIAAISAMQIAGGLDYLVAQTEKLLRRNPKYITILAPIVTYFLTLFAGTGNISLATLPVIAEVAKEQGVKPCRPLSTAVVAAQIGITASPISAAVVYMASVMENPAMVGAGNTVSYITLLGILLPATFLAIILMSFIVSWTFNSKLSDDPIYQKRLAEGLVELRGSQVKEIKPGAKASVLLFLFGVVGVVCYAIINSPSLGIVATPLMNTTNAILIIMLTVATLITVLCRVNTDAILNSSTFKAGMSACICILGVAWLGDTFVQHNIDWIKETAGDLIHEHSWMLAVIFFFCSALLYSQAATAKALMPMALALNVSPLTAIASFSAVSGLFILPTYPTLVAAVQMDDTGTTRIGKFVFNHPFFIPGTIAVALAVTFGFLFGGMIL; encoded by the coding sequence ATGTTAGCCGTAGAATTTATCATTGTTCTGCTGGCCATTTTTTTAGGGGCCCGTCTTGGAGGGATAGGTATCGGTTTTGCCGGTGGCCTTGGTGTTCTGGTACTCGCTGCAATTGGCGTGAAACCGGGAACCATTCCTTTTGACGTAATCTCTATTATCATGGCTGTTATTGCCGCCATCTCTGCAATGCAAATTGCCGGTGGTCTGGATTACTTGGTTGCTCAAACAGAAAAATTACTGCGTCGCAATCCCAAATACATCACTATCCTTGCCCCTATCGTGACCTATTTCCTGACTCTGTTCGCAGGTACAGGTAATATCTCATTAGCAACTCTGCCAGTTATCGCAGAAGTGGCGAAAGAACAAGGCGTGAAACCATGTCGCCCACTGTCTACGGCGGTTGTTGCAGCTCAGATTGGTATTACAGCATCGCCAATTTCTGCGGCGGTTGTTTACATGGCATCTGTCATGGAAAACCCAGCAATGGTTGGCGCAGGTAACACCGTTAGCTATATCACGCTGTTAGGTATTTTATTACCAGCAACTTTCTTAGCTATCATCCTGATGTCTTTCATTGTCTCTTGGACATTTAACTCTAAGCTGTCTGATGACCCAATCTACCAAAAACGTTTAGCTGAAGGCTTAGTTGAACTGCGCGGTAGCCAAGTTAAAGAGATCAAACCAGGTGCTAAAGCGTCTGTTCTGCTGTTCTTATTCGGCGTTGTTGGGGTAGTTTGCTACGCAATTATCAACAGCCCAAGTTTAGGCATTGTGGCAACCCCACTGATGAACACCACTAACGCTATCCTGATTATCATGCTGACTGTGGCAACGTTAATCACTGTACTGTGCCGTGTAAACACTGATGCAATCCTGAACTCAAGTACCTTCAAAGCAGGTATGAGCGCATGTATTTGTATCTTAGGTGTTGCATGGTTAGGTGATACTTTCGTACAGCACAACATTGATTGGATCAAAGAAACTGCGGGTGACTTAATCCACGAACACTCATGGATGTTAGCAGTTATCTTCTTCTTCTGTTCTGCGCTTCTGTACTCTCAAGCAGCAACAGCGAAAGCGTTGATGCCTATGGCACTGGCACTGAACGTTAGCCCATTAACCGCTATCGCTTCATTCTCAGCAGTATCTGGTCTGTTCATTCTGCCTACTTACCCAACTCTGGTTGCGGCGGTACAAATGGATGACACTGGTACAACTCGCATCGGTAAATTCGTCTTTAACCACCCATTCTTTATTCCGGGTACCATCGCTGTGGCATTGGCCGTTACCTTCGGCTTCCTATTCGGCGGTATGATCCTGTAG
- a CDS encoding acyl-CoA desaturase — MYKPKPLPPLTFRQRDDLAFHRALQQAAKGYLQEKGDHRFADSWVYLKSLTLILVCLGSYGLMLSSQGGILFFVGYPLFIFFALLLAINMVHDASHNAVFQRGALNRIVNFWVTIPLGLDPDCWRVRHIVFHHSHTNVRHYDLDIEENFLLRQTPYQRWYPFMRWQHLYWPLIAAMTFPALIWGYDWFDRFHFTRVAPKMRHQGAKGIGVFLLSKMLHLALALLLPYWVLSPYGIGIGTLLGVYLLSQMFASFIFVVLILGTHWAKATFYTAPDSGRMEQGFYTHTFSTTYDWQTTPKCLTYWLGGLNLHLTHHLFPNWHHRHYPALARLIQQTAAQFGMDYHCVDAKTLWRYQQRFLKRMGTGEGVR, encoded by the coding sequence ATGTACAAGCCTAAGCCATTACCGCCCCTCACTTTTCGCCAGCGGGATGATCTGGCTTTTCACCGTGCATTGCAGCAAGCGGCGAAGGGGTATCTGCAAGAAAAAGGCGATCACCGCTTTGCTGATAGCTGGGTCTATCTCAAAAGTTTGACGCTGATTTTGGTGTGCTTAGGCAGCTACGGGCTGATGCTGAGCTCTCAAGGCGGAATCCTGTTTTTTGTGGGTTATCCGCTGTTTATTTTCTTTGCCTTATTGCTGGCGATTAACATGGTGCACGATGCCTCGCACAACGCGGTTTTTCAGCGAGGAGCACTTAACCGGATTGTGAACTTTTGGGTGACAATTCCTTTAGGGTTAGACCCCGATTGTTGGCGCGTACGGCACATTGTTTTTCACCATTCCCATACCAATGTTCGCCATTATGATCTGGATATTGAAGAGAATTTTTTACTGCGCCAAACCCCATACCAACGCTGGTATCCGTTTATGCGGTGGCAGCATTTGTATTGGCCGCTGATAGCAGCAATGACATTTCCCGCGCTGATTTGGGGTTACGATTGGTTTGACCGTTTTCATTTTACGCGCGTTGCCCCAAAAATGCGCCATCAAGGTGCGAAAGGTATTGGGGTATTTTTGCTGAGTAAAATGCTGCATCTTGCATTGGCATTATTATTACCGTATTGGGTGCTATCCCCGTATGGCATTGGTATTGGCACGTTGCTGGGTGTTTATCTGCTTAGCCAAATGTTCGCGTCATTTATTTTTGTGGTGCTGATTTTGGGTACCCATTGGGCGAAAGCCACCTTTTATACCGCACCGGATTCAGGGCGTATGGAACAAGGGTTTTATACTCATACGTTCTCAACCACCTATGATTGGCAAACCACGCCGAAGTGCCTGACTTACTGGCTCGGTGGGCTGAATCTGCATCTTACCCATCATTTATTTCCCAATTGGCATCATCGGCATTACCCGGCGCTTGCTCGTCTTATTCAGCAAACCGCCGCGCAATTTGGCATGGATTATCACTGTGTTGATGCCAAAACTTTGTGGCGTTATCAGCAGCGGTTTTTAAAGCGAATGGGCACAGGGGAAGGGGTTAGGTAA